The following proteins come from a genomic window of Corallococcus sp. NCRR:
- a CDS encoding TetR/AcrR family transcriptional regulator — translation MDVDAGNFARRMVKSRGRHQAREEARTLATRGKRKQAAEAPEDKGRYHHGDLRQALVDAAVALIAEEGFGALTLREVARRADVSHAAPYRHFADKEALLEAVAHEGFRAMAREMRERMAPHTNPLERLYAAGEAYVLFAVRHPPHFRVMFGPHFTRPMSPPPEPEGEQGAFTLLVSSIEAAQTAGLLRPGESRPLTLTAWSLVHGLASLFVDRQLGESPQGAEAAEALARVQTRLLVEGLRPPARG, via the coding sequence ATGGATGTTGACGCTGGCAACTTCGCGCGGCGGATGGTCAAGTCGCGCGGGCGGCATCAGGCGCGTGAGGAGGCACGGACGTTGGCGACGCGGGGCAAGCGGAAGCAGGCGGCGGAGGCACCGGAGGACAAGGGCCGCTACCACCACGGAGACCTGCGCCAGGCGCTGGTGGACGCGGCGGTGGCGCTCATCGCCGAGGAGGGCTTCGGCGCGCTGACCCTGCGCGAGGTGGCCCGGCGGGCGGACGTCTCCCACGCGGCGCCGTACCGGCACTTCGCGGACAAGGAGGCGCTGCTGGAGGCGGTGGCGCACGAGGGCTTCCGCGCCATGGCGCGCGAGATGCGCGAGCGCATGGCCCCGCACACCAACCCCCTGGAGCGGCTGTACGCGGCGGGCGAGGCCTACGTGCTGTTCGCCGTGCGCCACCCGCCGCACTTCCGGGTGATGTTCGGCCCGCACTTCACCCGGCCCATGTCACCGCCGCCGGAGCCGGAGGGAGAGCAGGGCGCCTTCACGCTGCTGGTGAGCAGCATCGAGGCCGCACAGACCGCGGGCCTCCTGCGCCCCGGCGAGTCGCGGCCCCTCACGCTCACCGCGTGGTCGCTCGTGCACGGGCTCGCCTCGCTGTTCGTGGATCGGCAGCTCGGTGAGTCGCCCCAGGGCGCGGAGGCCGCGGAGGCGCTCGCCCGCGTGCAGACGCGGCTGCTCGTCGAGGGGCTGAGGCCGCCCGCGCGCGGCTGA
- a CDS encoding carotenoid oxygenase family protein translates to MTTAMKQTMSSSAPGWLRAFRTLPRQHGFEPLRVEGQVPEGLRGSLYRVGPWTFDVHGRAYQHWFDGDGGMLGVRFGADGVTGASRLLDTPTMVAERKAPSQRFGGYGTPTPLLHKLSQTRKNSANTSVMAWNGKLYALFEGSVPVEVSPEDLSTLGETDFDGTVVETFSAHPHRVPSRKASYNFGIRYGRFTQADLFVLPDGGKAQRLGSVKLPGATMVHDFIATDRYLVFFLSPLRLNLFRALLQVGSYSENLRWKPEAGTDVLVVPIDDVEHPVRITTDAFYLWHFGNAYEQGDTLVVDYVRYPDFTTNQWLGELVRGTTSSDAKGMLHRAVVDVKAGTFRTEQRADISCEFPRVAPGVVGREHQTVYLGVHQSDEARRGLFDGVARMDMATGRMTTASLGEATYPSEPIFVPRPGASAEDDGWVLTQVFDAKTDTSHIAVLDARHLEDGPVARCHFDHALPPTFHGGFAPAK, encoded by the coding sequence ATGACGACCGCGATGAAGCAGACGATGTCCTCCTCCGCGCCGGGCTGGCTGCGGGCGTTCCGCACGCTCCCCCGCCAGCACGGCTTCGAGCCGCTGCGGGTGGAGGGCCAGGTGCCGGAGGGGCTGCGCGGCTCGCTGTACCGGGTGGGGCCGTGGACGTTCGACGTGCACGGCCGGGCGTACCAGCACTGGTTCGACGGGGACGGCGGGATGCTGGGCGTGCGCTTCGGCGCGGACGGGGTGACGGGCGCGTCGCGGCTCTTGGACACGCCCACCATGGTGGCGGAGCGCAAGGCGCCCTCGCAGCGCTTCGGCGGCTACGGCACGCCCACGCCGCTGCTCCACAAGCTGAGCCAGACGCGCAAGAACTCCGCGAACACGTCCGTGATGGCGTGGAACGGCAAGCTGTACGCGCTCTTCGAGGGCAGCGTGCCGGTGGAGGTGTCCCCGGAGGACCTGTCCACGCTGGGCGAGACGGACTTCGACGGCACGGTGGTGGAGACGTTCTCCGCGCACCCGCACCGCGTGCCGTCGCGCAAGGCGTCCTACAACTTCGGCATCCGCTACGGCCGGTTCACGCAGGCGGACCTCTTCGTGCTGCCGGACGGCGGCAAGGCCCAGCGGCTGGGCTCGGTGAAGCTGCCGGGCGCGACGATGGTGCACGACTTCATCGCCACGGACCGCTACCTCGTCTTCTTCCTGTCGCCGCTGCGTCTGAACCTCTTCCGCGCGCTGCTGCAGGTGGGCTCGTACTCGGAGAACCTGCGGTGGAAGCCGGAGGCGGGCACGGACGTGCTGGTGGTTCCCATCGACGACGTGGAGCACCCGGTGCGCATCACCACGGACGCCTTCTACCTGTGGCACTTCGGCAACGCGTACGAGCAGGGCGACACGCTGGTGGTGGACTACGTGCGCTACCCCGACTTCACGACGAACCAGTGGCTGGGGGAGCTGGTGCGCGGCACGACGTCCAGCGACGCGAAGGGCATGCTGCACCGGGCGGTGGTGGACGTGAAGGCGGGCACCTTCCGCACCGAGCAGCGCGCCGACATCAGCTGCGAGTTCCCCCGCGTGGCCCCCGGCGTCGTGGGCCGCGAACACCAGACGGTCTACCTGGGCGTGCACCAGAGCGACGAAGCCCGGCGCGGCCTCTTCGACGGAGTGGCCCGCATGGACATGGCCACGGGCCGCATGACGACGGCCTCCCTGGGCGAGGCCACCTACCCCTCCGAGCCCATCTTCGTCCCCCGCCCCGGCGCGAGCGCCGAGGACGACGGCTGGGTGCTCACGCAGGTGTTCGACGCGAAGACGGACACGTCCCACATCGCCGTGCTGGACGCGCGCCACCTGGAGGACGGGCCCGTGGCGCGCTGCCACTTCGATCACGCCCTGCCGCCCACGTTCCATGGCGGCTTCGCGCCCGCGAAGTGA
- a CDS encoding phospholipase D-like domain-containing protein yields MKRLLAVAGLAVLALTGCQPEAQTDPNLTEQAQGATNVPGLYAVFNQPDNTGTRDYRIKDEIARLIQNSPKGSYIRIAMFLWTTDHLNAAIKSALCRGVVVRLVVDEQNGGAASEFASGGVIHDLSSYVPPAATCPDGLRLELTRCNGTGAGSACIAGFDREGTIMHDKIFTFSTTTDPQGNRIQRVVVQGSWNNTYSQNNYWNDMVVSYEDWDWYDYWVGYHNDLRGGTKTTDYYNPTTGQGYYSSPNAPWTAYFFPREGNDNELSSDTVTNNFTDYIKTYVAGCTLDVNQNHFNDSRAIVATELVRIGKLGCRVRVLYTDMDSGIKTKLTGAKNITLRQLYDVSANNVKQGDGTPREVLTHSKHFVYSGNFNGTVRKMVLTGSHNLSKNSLRYNDENLAKFYSDTLWQAYHDNFEKGWAQALSDG; encoded by the coding sequence ATGAAGCGGCTGTTGGCGGTGGCAGGACTGGCGGTGCTCGCGCTCACCGGGTGTCAGCCCGAGGCGCAGACGGATCCCAACCTGACGGAGCAGGCCCAGGGCGCGACGAACGTGCCCGGGCTCTACGCCGTCTTCAACCAGCCGGACAACACGGGCACGCGGGACTACCGCATCAAGGATGAGATTGCCCGGCTCATCCAGAACAGCCCCAAGGGTTCCTACATCCGCATCGCCATGTTCCTGTGGACGACGGACCACCTGAACGCGGCCATCAAATCCGCGCTGTGCCGTGGCGTCGTCGTGCGGCTGGTGGTGGACGAGCAGAACGGCGGCGCCGCTTCGGAGTTCGCCTCCGGCGGCGTCATCCATGACCTGAGCAGCTACGTGCCCCCGGCGGCGACATGCCCGGACGGCTTGAGGCTGGAGCTCACCCGGTGCAACGGCACGGGCGCGGGGAGCGCGTGCATCGCGGGCTTCGACCGCGAGGGCACCATCATGCACGACAAGATCTTCACCTTCTCCACCACCACGGATCCGCAGGGCAACCGCATCCAGCGCGTGGTGGTGCAGGGCTCGTGGAACAACACCTACTCCCAGAACAACTACTGGAACGACATGGTCGTCAGCTACGAGGACTGGGACTGGTACGACTACTGGGTCGGCTACCACAACGACCTGCGCGGCGGCACGAAGACGACGGACTACTACAACCCCACCACGGGCCAGGGTTACTACAGCTCCCCCAATGCGCCGTGGACCGCGTACTTCTTCCCGCGCGAGGGCAATGACAACGAGCTGTCCAGCGACACCGTGACGAACAACTTCACGGACTACATCAAGACGTATGTCGCCGGCTGCACGCTGGACGTGAACCAGAACCACTTCAACGACAGCCGCGCCATCGTGGCCACGGAGCTGGTGCGCATTGGCAAGCTGGGCTGCCGGGTGCGCGTGCTCTACACGGACATGGACTCGGGCATCAAAACGAAGCTCACCGGCGCGAAGAACATCACCCTGCGCCAGCTGTACGACGTCTCCGCCAACAACGTGAAGCAGGGCGACGGCACGCCGCGCGAGGTGCTCACGCACAGCAAGCACTTCGTCTACTCCGGCAACTTCAACGGCACGGTGCGCAAGATGGTGCTGACGGGCTCGCACAACCTGTCCAAGAACTCGCTGCGCTACAACGACGAGAACCTGGCGAAGTTCTACTCGGACACGCTGTGGCAGGCGTACCACGACAACTTCGAGAAGGGCTGGGCCCAGGCGCTCAGCGACGGCTGA